A single genomic interval of Piliocolobus tephrosceles isolate RC106 chromosome 7, ASM277652v3, whole genome shotgun sequence harbors:
- the MCMDC2 gene encoding minichromosome maintenance domain-containing protein 2: MSNLKMKEAALIYLDRSGGLQKFIDDCKYYNDSKQSYAVYRFKILINPSDVVELDAELGNHILHQPLKAAEVFQSVCFIAVKTLSLIGQLQTETQINIVLKLTHLPPLPSYGLDLCEFPLDYTSQRFYMMQGIVIAMTTVTKYTQGARFLCSDEACPLSKGFQYIRVHVPGATESATIRNDFLCNLCASSLQEDRKFRVLGDKQIVEIIATKALHAFQGHSNNQPFRFQSVTIFLRDESVNKMNIGNEYKIIGIPTCVKASQTAVCIEANSITFCNSKVPSGISDNFRCLLSLTSSSCWKFTAILANIFASQITPPGTYNLLKLCLLMSLVQTTDRNKELEDCLDILILTSDTLLIDRLLNFSINLVPRGIRHLVSTEIFPTLSRNKYGTGAVSIQAGSALLAKGGICFIGDLASHKKDKLEQLQSVLESRNITVYIPGKKFGEDIDQQMTFPVQCSFWSFVDMDSSSRRNAQKINTLIGQMDCSLIPANLVEAFGLLINCNESSPCHPFLPTVQHTLKKAINPEGLLYAASRQFTTEDFEKLLAFAKNLNVEFSLEAERMTHGYYLASRRIRTDSICGSKLSASALKYLVFLSEAHARLNLRNKVLKEDVLIAALLFETSLTLKYGATVFCVAPNAVFPFELYNEEYLEQRDLYLTQCQQQLEQFIATYGPGTTIFSSDE, translated from the exons ATGTCaaatctaaaaatgaaagagGCGGCCCTCATCTATCTTGACAGAAGTGGAGGCCTCCAAAAGTTTATAGATGATTGCAAGTACTACAATG ATTCAAAACAAAGCTATGCTGTCTATAgattcaaaattttaataaatccCTCTGATGTTGTTGAATTAGATGCTGAGCTTGGAAATCACATTTTACACCAACCTTTAAAAGCAGCTGAAGTTTTTCAATCA GTCTGTTTTATTGCTGTTAAGACTCTCTCATTAATTGGACAATTGCAGACTGAAACACAA ATTAATATAGTGCTGAAATTAACACATTTACCTCCCCTGCCAAGTTATGGTCTTGATCTGTGTGAATTTCCACTTGATTATACATCTCAGAGATTTTATATGATGCAAGGAATTGTGATTGCAATGACAACTGTAACCAAGTATACACAAGGTGCAAGATTTCTTTGTTCAGATGAAGCATGCCCTCTTTCAAAAG GATTTCAGTATATAAGAGTGCATGTGCCTGGTGCTACAGAATCTGCAACGATCAGAAATGACTTTTTGTGTAATCTATGTGCATCTTCActtcaagaagacagaaaatttagAGTACTTGGTG ATAAACAAATAGTTGAAATAATTGCCACAAAGGCACTTCATGCTTTTCAAGGACATTCTAACAACCAGCCATTTAGGTTTCAATCTGTTACAATTTTCCTAAGAG atgaatcagtgaataaaatgaatataggaaatgaatataaaattattggaaTTCCAACCTGTGTAAAAGCTTCACAAACTGCTGTCTGTATAGAAGCAAATAGCATAACTTTTTGTAATTCAAAAG TTCCTTCAGGAATTAGTGACAATTTCAGGTGTCTCCTCTCCTTAACTTCCAGCTCATGCTGGAAGTTTACAGCAATTCTTGCCAATATCTTTGCATCACAAATTACCCCTCCTGGGACTTACAATTTGCTCAAGCTCTGTTTGTTGATGAGTCTAGTACAGACAACTGACCGTAACAAGGAACTGGAAGATTGCctggatattttaattttaacaagtgATACTCTACTCATAGACAG gctTCTGAATTTTAGCATAAACCTTGTTCCCCGTGGCATACGTCATCTAGTCTCTACTGAAATTTTTCCCACTCTATCCAGGAATAAGTATGGAACTGGAGCAGTTAGCATTCAGGCTGGCAGTGCTTTGCTAGCTAAAGGTGGTATTTGCTTTATAGGAGACTTGGCTTCACACAAAAAAGATAAACTTGAACAGCTTCAATCAG TTCTGGAGAGCAGAAACATCACAGTGTACATCCCAGGAAAGAAGTTTGGGGAGGATATTGATCAACAGATGACTTTTCCAGTTCAGTGCAGTTTTTGGTCTTTTGTTGATATGGATTCATCTTCAAGGAGAAATGCACAGAAAATCAACACTCTAATTGGTCAGATG GATTGCAGTTTGATTCCAGCTAACCTTGTGGAGGCATTTGGTTTATTGATTAACTGCAATGAGTCATCTCCCTGCCACCCATTTCTTCCTACTGTGCAACATACTTTGAAGAAAGCCATTAATCCCGAAGGGCTGCTTTATGCGGCTTCTAGACAGTTCACAACTGAAGATTTTGAAAAG CTACTGGCTTTTGCAAAGAATTTGAATGTAGAATTCAGCTTGGAAGCAGAAAGAATGACTCATGGCTATTATCTAGCAAGTCGCAGAATCAGAACAGACTCTATATGTGGATCAAAACTGTCGGCATCTGCATTAAAATATCT tgttttcCTATCTGAAGCCCATGCACGACTGAACTTAAGGAACAAAGTGCTTAAAGAAGATGTGCTGATTGCAGCCTTACTATTTGAAACATCCCTCACATTGAAATATG